GTATGCCGTCATGGGCGTGATGGCAGTGATGAGACCCCGACTGAAAGTGTACCTGTGGTTCATGATTCCTATAGACCTCTGGATTGTCGTGGTGGTCGGGATGCTGATAATCTTTCCCGGGGTTGCCTGGCAGGCCCATCTTGGTGGTCTTGTCCTCGGACTCGCTGCCGGGTACTTCTTCCGGAAAAGGGAACGCGGCGCTTTCCGGCGCTAGGACCACCATCGATACCACGTCCCGCGCCTGCCGGTGACGGGCAGGGTGATGAAAAAGGGGAGTCCAGAGTGAGCCCCCTCAGAAGGGGGGTGCCCCATCCGGGCTGCACGGGGATTGGTCGAAATGGTTTTACAGCCCCCTGCTAGGGTATCTCGGAGAGCACCAGCTTCTGCCAGACCTCTTCGCCGCCCTTGAAGCTTGCCGTAAATACCAGATTGGGGTCGTTAGTCTCCTCAACATTAGGGATAGGCCCGTTCTCGATACTCCCCAACCCGGGCGGTACGTAGAGAACAAAGGGCAGCGGGTTCCCTCCCCGGGCCACGTCCGCATGGTACTTCCCGATGATATCGTCTCCCAGGGCGGCAGCACCAAACCCAAAGGCCGGCATTATATTGCCGGTATATTTGTTGCCATTCCACTGCAGGTCGGCATACCGGAAAGCGTGTCCGTATGGCGACATCATCGTGTCAAACCGGTCAGGGAACATGGGGCCGTATATCCGGGTGCACAGTTGCCTGTGTATTGCGTACTGCAGGCTGGGCCATTTACCGTTGCCCCAGGTCATCTTCGGGAAGAACGGGTCCGGTTTCTCCCCCGGTATCTGCGACATCCGCCATGCCAGAAGCAGTGCGCCAACGGCCTGAAAACGCTGGCCGAAGTCATGCCCGTCGGTGTTCCACTCTTTGCTCAGGAACCGGATTGGTACTGCGCCAAGGAGGAACCTTATCCGCAGCATATCCTGGGGGCTCAAGTCCGTTACCATCAGGCGCGCACCATAGGTCATGAATCCAATGCCAACCCCCCGGCCTTTCTCACTGTAATCGATTACGCCATCACCATTTTCATCGAGGTCTTCGAGTATCGTCTGCCTGTAGTTGGAGCCGGTCAGGCTGTCATTCGCCTCCAGATAGGAAAAGCACATCGCCTGGAGGTCCCAGAGCGGTTTGAATATATCCCAGTACATCGTGCCGGTGACCAGTTCGGAAAACACACCGGCATCAACTCGCCCGATGCGACCCTGGAGTGAGGCCAGTTCGCCTCCATGCCACTCATCACGCCCGACTACATGATACTGCTGTTGCCCCAGTCCCCTTTCTTCACAGTGCTGGAATGCCAGGTAGCGGGAAATCGGGGAGTCATACCCCTCACCGGTAAGGATATTCTGCCCGTCCGAATACGGGAGGGGCACCCTCTGGATGAATTCGGAAGGCAGGTGGTGCTCCTTCTGGACCTTCCTCGCCTCGTTAACGGGGAGCATCGAGTGGAGGTAGCGGGCAGACAGGACATCCACCGCGACCGGGTCATTGCTGGCGAAAATAAAGCCCTCCGGCACCGGCGTGAAACCCATCTGGGCATGTGAGACATTGGTCGTCTCAATGGCATCAACGACGTGGAGCATCATGATATCCTGCTCCTTGACCGCCTCAATGATATCTGCCATGGACGCTTCCATACCACCGGTCCTTTTAATAATATAGTTGCCGTCCTTGTCCCGGAGGGGCATCCCGGTCTTTTCATCACTCTCACCCACCCACCTGTTGTGGGGAACCCGGGTCTTGAGTGGCGGCATCGGGCGGTCCGGAGAAGCATACAACCACCGGATTTTCCCCGGCTCGGTGCTCCCGTTGGCCTCCATGGGGTAGAGACCGACACCCAGGTTCTTAATCACGTTGGTAATCAGTTCTACCTGGTGTATCTTGAGCTTGGACACGTTCACCAGCACACACCCCGGCCAGTCCTTGCGGTCCTGCTCGTTATTCGGATTACCGCCCACGAGAACCTTGTGCAGCGTGATTGCCTGGAAGTTAATGCCTTTGGCCACAGGGACCTCACGACCGTTTGAGCGGTCATCATCGATCTTGTTGATATCGTAGACCAGCAACTTGTCCTTAACCTGCCCCGACGGCAGGCAGACACCGGACAGGCTTTCTTCATAGCCACTCATCGGGTCATCGGTATGGTTCGGGTCATGGCTATCCGCAAGGTATTTCCGGGTAAAGTAGAAGCCCCACCCGCCGTAGACATCACCGTGCTTACCCTCCATTACGGCCTGAGTCGTCACGACACCGTCGCCGCCCAGGAGACGTGTCTCCACACCGGCCGTGACCGATACCACAGACCCACCTTCACCAATCGACATCTGGTGGTAGGATATCCCCAGCCTGTCATGGAACCAGCGCATCAGCGCAGCGACAAACTCCCACGGCGTGCAAACGCCGATATTACCCGGACCGTGTGTCATACGGTCAATCGTTCCGGGCGTCACAATATTCGGCTTGAAAAACAGTTTCTGGCCTCGTTCTACCCTCGCTTTCACCTCGGCGGAGAAGCCGGTATCATTGTCCAGGGTTTCCATGGCGTGACCCAGACCGGAGTAGATATAGTCGATTCTAGATACTATCTCTGCCCAGGCCTTCTCGCTCCCTTCATCGATGACCTCCTTGAGCAATACCGGAATCGCATGGTAGGCCAGCTCCGGATTGAGTCTGACAGCACCAATTGCCGAACCGCCGATATCAACCCCGGTCTCTCCGAGCGGAGAATTAACAATCTTACCTGATTCCACCATGTCTGCTGGCCCTCCTTCGAACTCATGTGTAATGCGTATTCTAACACACCACCGAGCCTATCCGCCAAAGGATGCTCCCGGCCACACAGCCATTGCGGAAAACATGGCGG
Above is a genomic segment from Dehalococcoidales bacterium containing:
- a CDS encoding DUF362 domain-containing protein, encoding MVESGKIVNSPLGETGVDIGGSAIGAVRLNPELAYHAIPVLLKEVIDEGSEKAWAEIVSRIDYIYSGLGHAMETLDNDTGFSAEVKARVERGQKLFFKPNIVTPGTIDRMTHGPGNIGVCTPWEFVAALMRWFHDRLGISYHQMSIGEGGSVVSVTAGVETRLLGGDGVVTTQAVMEGKHGDVYGGWGFYFTRKYLADSHDPNHTDDPMSGYEESLSGVCLPSGQVKDKLLVYDINKIDDDRSNGREVPVAKGINFQAITLHKVLVGGNPNNEQDRKDWPGCVLVNVSKLKIHQVELITNVIKNLGVGLYPMEANGSTEPGKIRWLYASPDRPMPPLKTRVPHNRWVGESDEKTGMPLRDKDGNYIIKRTGGMEASMADIIEAVKEQDIMMLHVVDAIETTNVSHAQMGFTPVPEGFIFASNDPVAVDVLSARYLHSMLPVNEARKVQKEHHLPSEFIQRVPLPYSDGQNILTGEGYDSPISRYLAFQHCEERGLGQQQYHVVGRDEWHGGELASLQGRIGRVDAGVFSELVTGTMYWDIFKPLWDLQAMCFSYLEANDSLTGSNYRQTILEDLDENGDGVIDYSEKGRGVGIGFMTYGARLMVTDLSPQDMLRIRFLLGAVPIRFLSKEWNTDGHDFGQRFQAVGALLLAWRMSQIPGEKPDPFFPKMTWGNGKWPSLQYAIHRQLCTRIYGPMFPDRFDTMMSPYGHAFRYADLQWNGNKYTGNIMPAFGFGAAALGDDIIGKYHADVARGGNPLPFVLYVPPGLGSIENGPIPNVEETNDPNLVFTASFKGGEEVWQKLVLSEIP